Genomic segment of Amphibacillus xylanus NBRC 15112:
CAAACCATGATACTAATAATGTTATTAAAACTAACTTTATCCAGCTTTTCAGCTCATTTAGTTGATCGCCTTTCATACATTCACCACCAAGACTTAGATTTATATTATCACTATCTATTAGCGTAATACAGACAATGATACTTATACTATATATTTTACCACACATTGAAAAAAGGAGCTTGAATAATTCAAGCCCCCTTTACTTTCTTTTGATTATCGAATTTCTTTAATACGTGCTGCTTTACCACGACGATTACGTAAGTAGTAAAGTTTAGCGCGGCGAACTTTACCACGACGAGTAACTTCAACTTTTTCAATTCGTGGTGAATGTACTGGGAAAGTACGTTCTACACCAACACCATAAGAAATCTTACGTACTGTAAATGTTTCACTAATTCCACCGTTTTGGCGCTTAATGACAACACCTTCAAAAATCTGAATACGCTCACGAGTTCCCTCAACAACTTTAACGTGAACTTTTACAGTGTCCCCTGGACGGAAATCTGGATGATCTGTACGTAATTGATCTTTAGTAATGTCTGCAATTAATTGTTGCATGTGTATACACTCCTTCTTAACTAATGCTCATGACTCATCTGATTATGTCAGCGGAACATCGTTTTATCCAAAAGTTTTACCTTTTGTCCGAAAGTAACTATATCATAAATGAACATCACTTTCAAGTAAAATTATGTTTTAATCTATTTCATCTAACCATTGCTTTTCCTCATCAGTTAGAGGATAATTTTCTAATAAATCTGGACGGCGTTGCTTCGTTCTTTTTAACGATTCTTTTCTGCGCCAATCGACGATTTTCTGATGGTGGCCAGAACGTAATACTTCTGGAACTTCATAGCCTCTAAATTGAGCAGGTCTTGTATAATGCGGGTGTTCTAACAGGCCAGTAGAGAAAGAATCTTCAACTGCGGAATCTTCATTCCCTAGTACATCTGGAAGCAACCGAACAACACTATCAATCACTGCCATCGCACCAATCTCTCCACCAGTTAAAATAAAATCACCGATTGAGATTTCATCTGTTACGAGATGCTCTCGAATCCTTTCATCATAACCTTCATAATGGCCACAAATAAAAATCAAATGGTCTTCCTTGGCTAATTCTTCAGCCTTTTTTTGATCATAACGTTTTCCTTGTGGACACATTAAGATTATACGTGGTGACTTTTGAGATACTTTTTCTATCGCTTCAACAGCAGAAAAAATCGGCTGCGGCATTAAGACCATTCCAGCTCCACCACCATAAGGGTAATCATCAACTTTTTGATGCTTATTATCAGCATAATTTCTAAAATCAATTGCTTGAAACTGGAGCGCTTCCTTATCTTGTGCTTTTTTCATAATTGATGAACCCATCACACCTTCAAACATGTCTGGAAATAATGTTAATACATCTATTTTCATTAAGATAACAGCCCTTCCATTGGTTCGATCGTGATCTGTTTCTGTTCTATGTTAACTTCTTTAACGATATCATCAATATATGGGATTAATAGATCTTTTTGATTTTTACGTTTAACAACCCATACATCATTTGCACCTGGCGCAAGCACTTCTGCTACAGGACCAAGCTTCTCACCAGAAGTCGTAACCACTTCACAGCCAATGATTTCATGATAGTAATAGCTACCTTCTTCTAATGGATGTAAATCTGCTTCTGAAATTTTAAGCATTCCTTGTTTAAAATGCTCAACATCATTAATGGAGTAGTAGCCTTTAAAGGTTAGCATATCAAATTGTTTATGCTTTCTATGTCTTTCAATCATTAGTTTAATGGGTGTCGTTTGATTTGGCAGGAATAAATAAAGTTGATTTCCGGGTTGAAAACGTTGATCAAAATCGGTAATACGCACAACCTTAACTTCCCCTTTAATGCCATGAGTATTAACGATTTTACCCACATTAAAAAATTCCATCTGTTATTCACCTACTTTATTATATTTCAACAAAATGCTGTCATTTGATAATTTCTCAGTTTACCATTAATAGATAAAAACAGGGAAAGACATGCTCCCCCTGTTTTACATAATATCTAGATAAATACGTTTTTTAACATCAGAACCGATCGCATAAACAACTGTACGAATTGACTTAGCAATTCGACCATTTTTACCAATTACTTTCCCGATATCATCTGGATGAACTGTTAAATGATAGACAATTTTATTTGACTCTTCATTTTCAGTCACTACAACATCTTCTGGATAATCGACCAATGGCTTTACAATCGTTGTTATTAAGGCCTTCATGTTATCACGCTACCTTATTTTTGATTTTTCTGATCGTGGAACTTTTGCATGATGCCTTCTTTAGAGAAAAGGTTACGAACTGTATCGCTAGGTTGTGCACCTTTAGCCATCCAGTCTAATGCTTTATCTTCATCTAATTTAACTTCAGCCGGATTAACAACCGGATTATATGTTCCAATTTGCTCGATAATACGTCCATCACGTGGTGAACGTGAATCAGCTACAACTACACGATAGAAAGGGTTACGTTTAGATCCCATACGTTTTAAACGAATTTTAACTGCCATTATTTGCACCTCCATTACTATTAATCTTCACAATTTAAGATTGTAACAGAAAAGTTTTAGTCTGTAAAGTGTTTTTACATTACATCATCGGAAAATTAAAACCTTTTCTTCGTTTTCCTTTTTTACCACCTGTCATACCAGACATTTGCTTCATCATTTTACGCATTTCATTAAATTGTTTAATCAGTCGGTTTACCTCGGCAATTGGGCGTCCAGATCCTTGTGCAATACGTTTTTTGCGACTTGGGTTCATCAAGCTAGGATCTTTACGTTCCTGCTTTGTCATTGATTTAATAATTGCTTCTACATGAACCAATTGCTTATCGTCAAGTTGGACATTTTTTAGTCCCTTCATCTTATTTGCGCCTGGAAGTAAACTTAATAACTCATCTAATGGGCCCATACTTCTAACCTGTTCCATCTGTTCAAGGAAATCATCGAAATCAAAGCTGGCTGAGCGCATTTTATCTTCTAATTCTTTTGCTTTCTTTTCATCAATTGTTGCTTCAGCTTTCTCAATCAGGCTTAGGACATCACCCATACCTAAGATTCGTGAAGCCATTCGATCAGGGTGAAAATCCTCTAACTGATCTAGTTTTTCCCCCATACCGATAAATTTAATCGGTTTATTTGTCACCGACTTAATTGATAGAGCGGCACCACCACGCGTATCACCATCTAACTTGGTTAAAATCACGCCTGTAATATCTAGTTGTTCATTGAAGTTCTCAGCAACATTTACTGCGTCTTGACCTGTCATTGAATCAACAACTAAAAATATTTCATCAGGAGACAGATTCTGTTTAATTTGATATAGCTCATCCATTAAATCAGTATCAATATGGAGTCGACCAGCGGTATCTATAATGACATAATCCAAGTGTTCTTCCTTTGCATACTGAATTGCTTCATTTGCAATCTCAACTGGATTTGCATCAGTCCCCTTTTCGAAGACCGGAATATTTAACTGTTTACCAACTGTTTTAAGTTGATCAACTGCAGCTGGACGATAAACATCAGCAGCGACTAAAAGTGGCTTGCGGTTATGTTTTTTCCGTAATAAATTAGCTAACTTACCTGTTGTAGTGGTTTTACCAGCACCTTGTAGACCAACCATCATGATCACAGTTGGCGGACGGTCAGCAACAGCTATTTTACTTTGCTCACCACCCATTAATGCGGTTAATTCTTCTTTTACAATTTTGATAACCTGTTGGCCTGGAGTCAAGCTTTC
This window contains:
- a CDS encoding KH domain-containing protein — its product is MKALITTIVKPLVDYPEDVVVTENEESNKIVYHLTVHPDDIGKVIGKNGRIAKSIRTVVYAIGSDVKKRIYLDIM
- the rpsP gene encoding 30S ribosomal protein S16, whose product is MAVKIRLKRMGSKRNPFYRVVVADSRSPRDGRIIEQIGTYNPVVNPAEVKLDEDKALDWMAKGAQPSDTVRNLFSKEGIMQKFHDQKNQK
- the rplS gene encoding 50S ribosomal protein L19, with translation MQQLIADITKDQLRTDHPDFRPGDTVKVHVKVVEGTRERIQIFEGVVIKRQNGGISETFTVRKISYGVGVERTFPVHSPRIEKVEVTRRGKVRRAKLYYLRNRRGKAARIKEIR
- the rimM gene encoding ribosome maturation factor RimM (Essential for efficient processing of 16S rRNA), producing the protein MEFFNVGKIVNTHGIKGEVKVVRITDFDQRFQPGNQLYLFLPNQTTPIKLMIERHRKHKQFDMLTFKGYYSINDVEHFKQGMLKISEADLHPLEEGSYYYHEIIGCEVVTTSGEKLGPVAEVLAPGANDVWVVKRKNQKDLLIPYIDDIVKEVNIEQKQITIEPMEGLLS
- the trmD gene encoding tRNA (guanosine(37)-N1)-methyltransferase TrmD; amino-acid sequence: MKIDVLTLFPDMFEGVMGSSIMKKAQDKEALQFQAIDFRNYADNKHQKVDDYPYGGGAGMVLMPQPIFSAVEAIEKVSQKSPRIILMCPQGKRYDQKKAEELAKEDHLIFICGHYEGYDERIREHLVTDEISIGDFILTGGEIGAMAVIDSVVRLLPDVLGNEDSAVEDSFSTGLLEHPHYTRPAQFRGYEVPEVLRSGHHQKIVDWRRKESLKRTKQRRPDLLENYPLTDEEKQWLDEID
- the ffh gene encoding signal recognition particle protein → MAFEGLADRLQSTIKKMTGKGKVSEQDVKVMAREVRLALLEADVNFKVVKEFVNNIRTRAVGAEVMESLTPGQQVIKIVKEELTALMGGEQSKIAVADRPPTVIMMVGLQGAGKTTTTGKLANLLRKKHNRKPLLVAADVYRPAAVDQLKTVGKQLNIPVFEKGTDANPVEIANEAIQYAKEEHLDYVIIDTAGRLHIDTDLMDELYQIKQNLSPDEIFLVVDSMTGQDAVNVAENFNEQLDITGVILTKLDGDTRGGAALSIKSVTNKPIKFIGMGEKLDQLEDFHPDRMASRILGMGDVLSLIEKAEATIDEKKAKELEDKMRSASFDFDDFLEQMEQVRSMGPLDELLSLLPGANKMKGLKNVQLDDKQLVHVEAIIKSMTKQERKDPSLMNPSRKKRIAQGSGRPIAEVNRLIKQFNEMRKMMKQMSGMTGGKKGKRRKGFNFPMM